The DNA window CCGGAATCGTATTTTTCGGTCGCGTTGAAAATTTGGATTCTTACGACTTCTCTAAAGTCAAAGAGGCGACATCTCAATTGAGGAGCCCCGTTGTCCATGATTGATACGAAACTCACCCCCGCCCCAATAGATTGGATTGCCTTAGCGCCGATGATTGCCGTGGGAACGACCGGCGTCGTCGCCATGATTCTCGAAATGATGCGTCCACGAAAGACGAACAATCTTATCGTTTCGATTTCGTTAATCGGTCTTGCTTTCGCCGCGGCTCTCGTGCTCGCTTTCTGGAATGTTCCGCCCCGAGAGTCTTTCGGAGCGGTTTATGCGGATGCAAGCGGTCACGAAAAAAACTTCGGGCTTTTCATCCACGACCGCTTTAGTCAACTCGTTCAATTACTGCTCATCGGCGTTTGCTTCTTTACGGTGATGTTCAGCGAAGGATATCTGCGTGAAAAACTAATTCCTTTCGGAGAGTATTATCCTTTGGTGCTTTGGACGACAGTGGGGGGGATGGTAATGGTTACGACGAGAGATTTGATCATCTTGTTTTTGGGATTGGAAACGCTTTCGATTTCTTTGTACATTTTAGCAGGATTATCCTCGAAGGAGAAACGTTCACAAGAATCTGCATTGAAATATTTTTTATTAGGCGCATTTGCCTCGAGTTTTATGTTGTATGGGATTGCGTTGATGTACGGCGGGACGGGAACGACGCATCTTTCGGGAATCACGGAACTTTTTCAAGCGAATCTGGCTGATGCGAATCCGTATCGTCTCGTTTACGCTGGGTTGGGAATGATTCTTGTCGGGTTCGGATTCAAAGCCGCTTTGGTGCCGTTTCATATGTGGACTCCCGATGTGTATCAAGGTGCACCGACTTGCGTGACGGGTTTCATGGCCGCGGGTTCGAAAGTCGCAGCCTACGCGGCTTTGATTCGGTTTTTGGAGGGGGCGATGGCGATGAAAGACGTTTGGATACCCATCCTCATGGCATTTGCAGTTTTGAGCATGACCTTGGGAAATTTAGTCGCCATCGTACAACGCGATGCGAAACGTATTTTGGGGTATTCGAGTATCGCTCACGCAGGATACATTTTAGTTGCAGTAGTCGCATGGGCGAAAGCGTATGATAGACCGGATTTGCAAATCGGTTACGAAACCGTCTTGTACTATCTTCTCACCTATAGTCTTATGACTATCGGTGCTTTCGCCGTTTTGACTTTGAGCGCCAGGGGGGGGAAAGAAGGGACGCTCGTGGATGATTATTATGGAATGTACAGAAGAAGACCTTTCGCAGCGCTTGCAATGGTGGTCTTCATGGTGAATTTAGCCGGCATCCCCCCCTTTGCGGGATTTTTTGCGAAAGTTTTTATTTTCAGCGACGCTTTGGAAACCGGTCTTTTATGGCTGGCACTCGTTTTGGCAGTCAATTCCGTGATTAGCGCTTATTATTATTTGAGAGTCGCCTTCGCAGTGTTCGTTCAAGAGCCGGAATGGAAGCCCACTCGTTTTGCTCCGATGAATCTCGGGCTTTTGCTTACCTGTGGAATTACCGCAGTGTTGCTGCTGGCGATATTGGTTTTCACGAGCCCGATTCTAAGAGAAATCAGCATCGTCTCAGCGAAGATTCTGTAACCTCATCCCCACCACGCGTAGGTCCGAAACGTTCGTCCAAAAGAATACCCGCACCATTCAAGTACTGCATCGTATGAACAAAATAATATACGTAGCAATTGCTACTACAATAATTATTTGCCATATTATTGCCCAGTTATCACTTAGATGATTCCCTCTGCCTGGATATTTTTTCAATAAGCCTTTTGGCTCGAAGATTCTGCATCGCAACCTCGATTCTGCTCCTCAAAAAATTCACGCCCGGTTCTCCCTCATTGTCTAATACTTTCTGAATCATTCTTTCAGAGCCTTCGTCATCGCCGCGGAGTTTCAAAAAGACTGCCGCGGATATATATGGATGTTCCAGGATACCGCTTCCTTGACCGGAAACCCACTTTTCAAGAATCTTTTCTTCCGATGCATTTTCCTCTAACAAGGGAATTCCTTTTTCGCAAAGGACTTTCGCCACTTCCTTCGTAAGAAATTCTACATCAGAATCTGTTCGCAAAGCCCACCAGTTATCTTTTCCGACAAGCCTCTCAGCGAGAATATCCCAACGCTCTAAAGAATTTGTTACCCACAGCCTTTCAATCGTGTCTTTATCTAAAAGAGCCCCCAGACGTTCCGTCCAATGCCCCCCATGAAAAATTCCAGGGTAATATGTATCGCATTCGCCGAGAAGTTTTATCCGGATGCTCAGATTAATCGTAAACAGAATTTCGTTTGGTTGTATAGAACGGTGTGTTTGAAGGGAAACAATTTCGATAACATCGCGTTTTTCACGCTTGTAAGAATTTCCTTTACGCTTGAAGCCACGAGGCTTCAAACAATTTTTCCCTAATTGGTTGAAAATATATAGAATCCCATCTTGAAGCTCTTTTTTCATTCAAAGACCCTCCATACCTGGATAACTACTATTAAGACATTCATAATATCTTTAAGTAATTGCTTACTTCAAACCGTGATTGATTATGCTTTACCTATAGCAGCAGCAATTATTTCTTTAGCCACCCGAGTCTCGAATCCATTATAACCGAAAGCATTCTTCGTCGAGTTCGGATACGCAATCTGCACCAATCGGTCCTCTTTAAATCTCTCTCCCTGTTCCATCAAACTCGCCGTCGAACTCAGACGCTAACTCATCCAGAGAGTTGATGTCTAAGGACTCCTCTCCGGCCGAACGTGTGTATGCCTTCTCCAAAATAACGCTGATCGGAAATCCTTTACTAAACTCGACACGTCTCATGCTCTTAAGCACGAATCCCTTTTCGCGTACTTTCTCGTAAAACGCCTTTGCAGATTTTCTATCTTTGAAATACAAATAGAAGTCTACCTTTCTCGTCCTTTTCCCTTTCGACCGCTGCTTGGATTTTTCAGCGCGGAGCTCGAGTTTTTTGAGCAGTTTTTCTAACCATGCCAATGCAACTTCTTTAGGGGGGCGCACTTTTTCGAGTTCTTCGAAATTCCAGTCTTCTCGGATGCTCGTTTCCATATCCCAGTTCACAAAATCCTGCAAATTAAAGGGGGGTTGCTCAGAGAATATCTCTTTATCTGCCGCATAAATATAAAAGTTAGCCTTATCCTTAGACCACTTCCATTTGGCAACCGCTGCCTTCTTACCGGTTAGGAACGAGGTGACTTGCGCATGAAGTTGCTTCGCACTACGAGCGGACAATTGCCTGGGTTTTCTTTCTTTTATTTCTCCTTTTGCTGTGAAACGAATAGCAACGAACCACGGATATCGTTCGCCATACAACCACTCGGGAAAACCTACATCTTCATATAAATGCTCTACTTCGCCACCTTCGAGTGGAACAACGAAATGGTTCCAAATAGGTTTGTAAAAATCTATGGCTTTTAGCCGATTTCTTACTTTCGTGATGTACTCTTCGTACGGTATACCTTCCTCCCAAGCACGGTGAATAGAACCAATATCACGACCCACTTGATACTCCGTTATGGGAATGCGCAGATGTTTACCAGAAATACGATCATCTACTTCTATTTCTGCTGCATAAGCCCCGCTGTACCAGACGTGACCACTTTCTAAATTAGCAACCTCTTCACGCGTTGCAGGTAGGAGTCGTCTATCTTTTGGGTATTGTTTATAATATTGAAGGGATAATCCATCTTCACTATATCGAACAACTCTCATCGGAGGGGGAATGAACTCTTCAGGTATTGAAATCTGCTGTATAAACTCCCATTTCCCATCACGTATTCGTTGTGACCCAATGTATCCATAATAAAGTAATTTTTCCAAAAAATCAGGGGCAAAAAAATCACTTATATGAAGTTGTTCTATTGTGAATCCGCCGTATACTTCATCTTCATCTATTGGCAAGAAAACAATAAAATAAACTTGACGGTTGCTTGGCAGTTTAACCCGATATAGATTGCCAGATTTTATTGTTTCTTCAGTCATATTTTCATAATTCGAACGTTTCTAATGCTTCAGCCTACCCCTAATAAGTATACCTTTAAGAACTCGCCAATTTCTCTTTCTATCACTTTTACAATTTCTGCCAGTACTAATTCTCAACCAGCCAAGTCCGTAATTGTCCTAAACATATATGATATTCGATCATTCTCAATAGAACCATGCGGCTAAGAAATAATTTACGATATAAATCAAAACCATGCTTAAGACGACGGCATTGGTCGTCGAGCGCCCCACTCCGACGGCACCGCCCGTCGTTCTAAGCCCTTGCTGGCAACTTACGAGCGCAATGATAAGCCCGAAGAAGAGCGTTTTCGTTACCCCCCCCATGAAATCCCATGATTCGAGAAAAATCTTTACAGAACGGGTGAACTGGGTATAAGGAACCCCTTCGAGTTGTGCAATCGTCATAGCCCCAAACATTCCCATAAAATCGCCAATTAATCCTAAAATGGGTAGCATCAGCGTCGCCGCAATCAGTCTCGGAACTAAAAGATAGTTATACGGGTGAACAGCGAGAGCGCGGAGGGCATCGAGTTGTTCCGTTACAGCCATCGAGCCGATTTGCGCCGCCATTGCACTTCCACATCGTGCCGCTACCATAATTCCCGCAATCACTGGAGCGAGTTCGCGCGTGACGACCAGTCCGATTGTCCCCCCCACCAGCTCGGATGCTCCTGATTGACGGAAAAGAGGTGCGACGTACAGCGACATAACAGCTCCGGAAGCGAATGTCGTAACCCCAACGATAGGAACAGAGGCGACACCGATAAAACTCATTTGTTGCAAAGTTTCTGCACCTTCGAAGGGACGACTAAAAATGCGTCGAACCCCCTCGTAGAGCAAAATCACGGACTCTCCGATGAATACGAGCGGAGCCATGACGAATGGCATGACTTTCATCGTGTTTACTGTACCGTGACGAACGGACGGATTGCAGCGAGTTTTTTCGGTCCGATTCCTTTCACTTCTAAAAGTTGTTCTACGTTCTTGAATCCTCCGGTTTGCAGTCTATACTCTACGATTCTTTTCGCCGTGACAGGACCGATTCCCGGGAGTTCCTCTAATTCTTGTTCCGTGGCAGTATTGATGTTGATAAGCCCCCCCGAGTGCGCACTTTCGCTTCGAGTTATTGCTCGAGAAGAGGAAGGAGGTGAAGCCTTCGCAGCATAAATTCCTAATTCATCGGGACTGATTTCCTCGCCTTTTTCAGGAATATAGAGTTGCGTGTTGGGAACTAATTTCGCAGCCAGGTTGATTTGATTGGTGTCTGCGTTCTTCGTTGCTCCTCCGACTTCTTCTATCGCTTCGATGACGAGGGTTTCGTCCGTTACGTAGATAACGCTCGGATTTTTTACCGCTCCTGCAACATGAATGGGAAATTTTCCTTGTGCTAAAGCCTCTTGGGGAGTATCAGGACGGTGGAGTTGTTGGTAACCGAGCCAACCAGCCGCCCCTATTGCAACTCCTCCTATTGCTAATAGCCCTATTCGAGTAGTGCGGTCCAATCCATAAAGCATAATACTTCTTTTCGACGAAAACCTACCTTTTCCTTGCAAAATTTCGATGAAACTCGTTTCTACGGGTACATGTTTGTTATAAAAATTGTTTTAATAGGTAAACTTCCATTTCACGAACGGGGAGATGCCCGAGTGGCCAAAGGGAGCAGACTGTAAATCTGCCGGCGGATGCCTTCGTAGGTTCGAATCCTACTCTCCCCACCATACAATTCTCCATCTGGAATCCACGATATTTTTGCGTGTTTATAACCGAATAACAATGTGGACAAGAAGGTAATAATAAAAAAATGAGCCTTCGTAGCTCAGGGGTAGAGCATCCCCTTGGTAAGGGGAAGGTCACGAGTTCGAATCTCGTCGAAGGCTCCAGTTAATCATATCGAGACTTCCTTACTCGGGGGTATAAACAACCTACTTATCCGAACACGAAGAGGTGTAACACCTTATGGCGATTTCGACTACGAAAACGTACAACAAACTCGACTTTCTCAAACTGATGTTCTTGAGCCGTGAGGGCGATAGAAGAGAGGCTGTATTACTCAGGCAAAGCAAAGGATGGTTTCAAGTTCATGGAATGGGGCACGAGCCTCTCGCTGCGATCGTTTTGCATATGCGCGAAATGGATTACATTTTCCCTTATTACCGGGACCGCGCAATTATGCTCGCGCGTGGAATGACGAACCAGCAACTCGCTTATGCGTATTTTGCAAAGATGAATTCGAGCAGCGCTGGACGTCAAATGCCAGGGCATTACAGCAGTCGAAAACTCAACATTTGGAGCACTCCAACACCTACGGGAAGCAATCTTCTGCCCGCATGCGGGGCAGCCTGGGGCATGAAACTGGAGGGAAGCGACGGAGTTGTCCTTGCCACGGTGGGAGATGCAGCAAGCAGGCAGGGTGAATATTACGAAGCCGTCGCATTCGCGATTCAGGAGCGACTTCCTATTATCATCATGCTCGAAGACAACCATTACGGAATCAGCACACCCACAGAGAAGTTCAATCCTTATCGTTTAGGAGTTTTCAGTGAGAAAGACCTCGTGCATGTAAATGCAAGACATCCAGATAACGTGTTCGCAGCGGGAGGCGAAGCAATTGAAAAGGCACGAAAGGGTGGAGGACCGACGATTATGTGGTGCGAGTTGGACCGTCTCGGAAGTCACACGAGCAGCGACGACCAACGCGTGTATCGTTCGGAAGAGGAAATTTCAGAGATGATGAAGCGTGACCCCATTACGGTCGTTGCTAGAGAACTCATCGAAGCGGGTGAACTTACAGAAGACGATTGGGCTGGGATTCAAGAAGAAATTCGCGAGCAAGTAGACCGGGACTACATCGAAGCAGAAAACGCCCCTGACCCAGACCCGACAAAACTTTTAGACGAACTTTATGGCGATTTGCCGACCCCTGAGCCTCCGCCTATCGAAGGTGGCAGGAAATGGCGAATGGTAGATGCATTGAATCAGGTGTTCAAGGTCGTTTTGGATAGAGATAGAAGAGTCGTTTTCTTCGGACAAGACATCGAAGATCCGAAAGGTGGTGTTTTCAAACTCACGGATGGGCTTTCGACCGCTCATCCAGATAGGGTTTTCAATTCACCACTTGCAGAGGCAACGATTATCGGAGTCGCGTGCGGACTAGCATGTTATGGAATGCGTCCGGTTTTCGAATTGCAGTTCATTGATTTCGTCGGAACGGGATGGAATCAACTTGTGAATAACTTGGCGACGATTCGATGGAGAAGTTACGGAGAATGGAAATGTCCAGCAGTGATTTATGCTCCTTACGGCGCGTATTTACCAGGCGGTTCGATCTGGCATAGTCAAGCGAACGAATCCGCGATTGCGCACTACCCTGGTTTGCGTGTAGTGATTCCAACGACTCCGCAAGATGCTGCAGGCTTGATGTGGACAGCAATGCATGCAGAAGACCCGACTATTGTGCTCGTACCGAAGCATCGTTTCCGACAGCAAATCGACGTTCCTGAAGAGCTGGAAGCTGTTCCTATCGGAAAAGCCCGAGTTTGGAAAGAAGGTACCGATGTTACAGTGGTCACTTGGGGAAATTGCATCGAACAAGCAGAAGAGGCGGCGCAGAAATTAGAAGGCGAAGTCTCTGTTGAAATCATTGATTTAAGGTCTGTTTATCCATGGGACAAAGAAACGGTAGCAAAGTCTCTGGAAAAGACGGGGAGGCTCGTCGTAATTCAAGAAGATAGCGAAGCGTGTAGCGTTGGACAGATGATTATTTCGGAAATGACATCGAATCCTGAAACGTGGGGTTATTTCATCAGCCAACCGCAGTTGGTTTCGAAAGCGCATGTGCATATAGGCTACAACCCGATATGGGAATACGCGGCGTTGCCGGATACAGAACGAGTTATCGCGGCGATTCGGAGAGTGATGGAGTAAACAAAAAGTGTAGTATCGCACTTTGTTTGCAGGCTAATCGAGTTATCTGAAAGGGAAAACCCTCCGAACAATCGGAGGGTTTTATTTAGAAGGAGATTTTAGATTTTAGACTGTTATTTTTTTCGCCTTCTCAAGAGTGCGATTATTCCGCAAGATAGTGCGGTGATTGTTGCGGGTTCCGGAACCGCATTCTGCTCTATGTGCCCAAGGGAGGCTATGCTCGGGGTTGGCAAAGTGTCTCCATCTATATCGAGGAAGAAAGATTTCTTGACTTTGTATGCCTCGACAGGATGGTCGAAATGCAGGGTTTCTACGAGAGTAAAAGGACCGTCTTGACCTCCATCGTATCCTCCGCCGAGAATCTGACCGTCGGCGGACGCAAGCACATTTCCGCTCAAATCTTCGACGACCTCGTTCCAGAAGATTCGACCTTTATCCCAAACCCCACCAGTAAGTACCATTATGAGGTCGGAAACCGGGTAGCACGCACTGGAATCCACCTCATAAAGAATCGTCACCGTTGCGGCAGAAAATCCCGTGTTGTCTCCTACGGTGACCGGAACTTTTCCGGCATAAAAGTTGATTTGGCTATCGCAGAAGCCATCAACCTCCCAAGGAATATCCTCATCGTACTGCGGTATGAATGAAGCATGAGATTCGAGAACGTCATAAACGAATCCATCGGCTAAGGCAGCAGCCGCAAGCGAGAAGACTGTAATAACAGTCCAGATTTTCGCTCCTGTTCTCACCATATTTTTTTTCTCCTTTTCCCAGAGGGCGAAACTTAGTTTCGGACGAAAATACTATATCATAGTTTTTCGCAAATGCAATACCGAAGTTATTAAAAATCTCGAAAAATATTAAAAACCTGGTATTTTTTGGGGCTATTTCTTTCGACGTTTGAAAAGAAGAGCGATTCCTATACCGAAGGAGGCGATTGTAGCAGGCTCTGGGACACCGGTTTGCTCAATGTGATAGAGCGCGGCGACGCTGTCCGAAGGGGGTGGGTCACCCGCGATGTCGAGGAAAAAGCTCTTTTTGACCTTATAATGCGAGACTGGACTCGAAAGGGCGATAGAGGTGTTAATTGAAAAATCTCCATCACTACCGCCGGAATAAAAAGAGCCGAGTATCGAACCTGTTCCCGTGCCGAGGACGTTTCCATTCAAATCCTCTACGACTTCTGCCCAAAGGATCCGACCTTGGTCTGCCACAGTCCCCGTGAGCGACATCTGAATCATTTCGACGGGATAGCACTCACTGGAGTCCACTTCGTAAAGAATCGTCACTGTTGCGGCAGAGAATTTCGTGTCATCTCCTACAGTAACGGGGACATCTTCCGCATGGAAGGTGATCGTGTTATCACAGTCTCCTCCGATAGTCCAGGAGATGTCAGCGTCGGCTTGGGGGATGAAAGAGACATGGGATTCTAAAACGTTGTAATTAAAACTTTGAGATATTGCGGGGGTTACGAGGAGTAAAAATCCAAGTAAGGTAATGCGCTTCGTTCGGTTCTTCATCTCCAAGGCTCCTTTTGCGAAAAAGAATGCTCGAAGTAACCTTCGAGTATTTTAGGATTATAACATAGGTTTGATATAAATGCCCGTGTGATTTTTCAAAACTCGCAATCTTACTTGCTTTCTATGTCAATTGGCTTGTCCATTGGGATAGAATCTCTTTGCGAAAGAAAGAATATGCCAGTAGTTTCTATAAGGATTCCGCAAATGGGAGAAGGGCTTCAAGAGGCAAGGTTGGTTGCCTTTTTAAAGAAGCCTGGAGACAAAGTCAAACGCGACGAACCTCTTTATCAGATGGAGACCGACAAGGCGGTTATGGACGTCGAATCGCCTTATGAAGGGGTGCTTCTCGAGTGGTTGACGAAAGAGGATGTCGTACTGCCGATTGGTACGGAGATCGCGAAAATGGAGGTCGCTGAAGGGGTTCGCGAGATGCCGGTCGGGCACGAAATGCCAAAAAAAGAAGCCCCAGTTTCAGTATCTTCACAAGTTGCAACAATCGAAGATGGAGAGGAAGCACTTGCAGTCGAGGCAAGGAGAGCGGAAACCGCGCGGAACCGAGATATCCCTCCCAAGACCAGAAGGTATTTGAAAGAGAAGGGACTTTTGGAAGTGGCGCATTTGATTCCCTCGAAAACGCAAAAGTTGATGCCCGAAGACGTGGATGCGTATTTGGCTGCGCAATCGGCTGCTGCACCGACAGCCCCCCCGTCTGCCGCAGTTGCTTTGAAATCCACTGCGGAATACGAAGAGTTCGCATTGAGTCAAAGGCAAAGGACGCTTTCTTACCGCCTTGCCAGAGGGGCTCAGGTATGTGTTCCTGGAACCATTATGACGGAATGCGGTTGGGAAAAAATCGAGGAAGCACGAGAAGAATTGAAAAGACAGGGGGGGGAATTCCAACCGAGCGCGTTTACGATGATGGCATGGTGTGTCGTCCAAGCGATGAAAGATCATCCGAAATTCCGAAGCATTATGCCGAACGAAAATACTTTGAGAACGTATAAACACGTGCATTTGGGAATCGCAGTCGCTTTGCCCGGGGACGAATTGGTTACTGCTGTCGTTCCGAACGCGGATACGATGAGTTGGCGGGAATTCGCACAAGCCGCAAGACAGCAAATAGAATTAGCGCGCAATGGTCAAGACCAAGCGACAGAAGCAACGACTTTGAGCATCACGAACATGAGTGCCTTCGGACTTTTGAATGCTGTGCCTGTAGTCGTTTCTCCTGCTGTTGCTACGCTCTTTTTAGGAGAGCCGTATTGGAAGGCTGTGCCAAAGATGGGCGGATTCGATTTTTCGCGTGTAGTGATGCTTTCTCTCACCTTCGACCATCGTGTGATTAATGGTGTCGGCGCAGCGAATTTTTTGAACGATGTGAAGGCGAAAATCGAGAACTTTTCGTTCTGACAAATGGTCTTTTGCGCCTTTGCATGTTAGTTTCGTTGGTATAAACCGGCTTCCGGAGTAACTATTAAACTGAACGGGGGGCTTTCCTGTAGCCAGGATTATGCAAAGCATTCTCGACACTTCTTTCCCATTGAGCATTCGTTTTCTTAGTTACAGAGACGAAGTTCGGGAGAGCGCTCTTAGTAGAGTGTTTGAAACGATATTCAAAAAAAATCGGTTCCCCTTGCGGAGCAGAGGGAAACCTACGGAGGGGGTGTTCAAACAAAGCGTATCTATCATTGAAAAGAAAAGATTTTCACCCCCTCCTTAAAGGTTCCCCCTCTTCGCTTTCGCTCGAAGGGGAACCGGACTGATGTGGATATCTTTACTAGACAAACATTTACTGAACAATGTCAATCAGTCATTGCCATCGCATGTTAAAAAAAATCTGTGATATTGTGGAACCATACTTTTCTGAAACATGAAAACTTGGCAACTAAAAATTTCTTCGCTCGATATGCGCAGGATGTCTTTTTGTGCGGAAAGAGATTATCCCGAAGAAACGGTAGGTGCGCTTTTGGGGAGAATCGAGGATGGTTGTTATTTCGTAAAGGAAATCGTTCCTTTGGAGAATCGGGAGGAAATGCATCCCGAACGCGCTTTCTTCGTCCCTCCGGAAAAGGTACTCGAATTGGAAAAACTTGCGTTATCGAATGGCTGTCAGGTGGTAGGGTGGTATCATAGTCACCCGGATACGCGCGCTATGCCAAGCCGAGAAGATTTGCAATGTGCGTTTCCTTTGTATGTTTATCCTATACTTTCGGTAGTACATGGCTTGGTTCGGGAAATCGAATGTTGGAGGCTTCGAGACGAAGGAGAAGGTTTCGAGCCAGTGGAAATTGTAGAAATCGAATAAGTCGCTATGAGACTTTTTAAACAGAAGGGAACAATGCGTTCCCAAGCAGAGCTTGGGAACGAGGAGATAAGCGGGATTAGGAACGAGGAGATAATCGAAATTATAGAAACAGGATAATCTCACCATGAATCCATTAGAATCGAGCCGAAAAGAAAGGATGAAACTGACTGAAGAGGAACTTCAACGTTATTCGAGGCATATGGTTATTCCCGAAGTGGGAATCGAAGGTCAGGAACGGCTGAAAAATTCCTCGGTTTTATTGGTGGGCGTGGGGGGGCTCGGTTCTCCTGTCGCCTATTATCTCGCCGCTGCTGGAGTGGGAAGATTGGGGTTGGTAGATTACGATATCGTTGACCGAACGAATTTACAGCGGCAGATTTTGCATTTCGATACGGATGTAGGAAAGGCGAAATTGCAAAGTGCGAAGCAAAAACTTCTCTCCCTCAATCCCGATATCGAAATAGAACTTCATGAAACGAAACTTACGAGAGATAACGCATTGAGCATTTTCGAGACGTATGACGTCATCGTGGATGGCACAGACAATTTTCCTACTCGGTATTTAGTAAACGATGCGTGCGTTCTTTACGGAAAGCCGAATGTATACGGTTCTATTTTTCGTTTCGAAGGGCAGGTGAGCGTGTTTTTCGCAAAGGAAGGCGCTTGTTATCGCTGTCTGTATCCTGAGCCTCCCCCCCCTGGACTCATTCCGAGTTGTGCCGATGCGGGAGTGTTGGGGGTTTTGCCAGGGGTGATCGGTTCTTTACAAGCGACCGAAGTTTTGAAACTTCTTTTGGGAATCGGGGAGCCGCTTGTAGGAACTCTTTTGTCTTTCGATGCGTTGCGGATGGAGTTTAGCGCCTATCGCGTAACAAAAGACCCGGAATGTCCCATCTGCGGCAAAAATCCTACGATAACGCAATTAATAGATTACGAAGATTTCTGCGGATTGCGTGAAAGAAGATTGAAAGGAAGGAGCGTTCCAGAAATCACCGTACACGAACTCGAAAAAATGCGCTCGGAAGGGATTCCATTTTTGCTGTTGGATGTTCGTGAAGATTTCGAACTGAAAATTTCACGCCTCGACCCTTGTGTCCATATCCCGATGGGGGAAGTAGCGAAACGAATGTCGGAACTTCCTCGAGACAGGGAAATCGTGGTTCTTTGCCGCTCCGGGAATAGAAGCAAGAAAGTTACCGAGGACTTGTTGCGAAGCGGCTTTCGAAAAGTGAGCAACCTCGCAGGCGGCATCAATGCCTATGCGAGGGAAATTAATCCGAGCATTCAGGCGTACTGATACTCAGAATAGTGTTCGAACGTCAAACAACTGTCGGGTAGTTGAAAGAATAAATGGAGGAAAAAAAATGATTTGGACGTCCGTTTTCTTTAGCGCTTTGCCTTTCGTTCCTTTGCAGAACCAGGGAACGGAACTCACGGTTTACAACGCGAACTTCGGCTTGGTCAAGGAAGTTCGAGAGATCAATCTATCGAGTGGAAGACAGACGGTTCGCATAGAAGATGTCGCTGCATATATTGACCCCACGAGCGTGAGCCTAAAAAGTTTGACCAAAGACGAGATAGAAATTCTGGAGCAGAACTATCAATACGATTTAATTTCTCCGCAGGTGATTTTGCTCAAATCCATCGGAAAGAGAATTCGCGTTCGTCAAGTGCTCGAAAACGGTCAAGAGCGTGTTACAGAAGGTGTGCTTTTAAGCGCGCCGGGTCAGATCGTAACGGCAGAAGGCTCGCCGTATCAGATGTATTCGGGTTTGGTGATGCAGACTGACGACGGAAGAATCATTTTGAATCCTGTGGGCACTTTCGAAGTCCTCGAACTTCCCGAAGGGCTAATCAGCAAACCCACGTTAATGTGGGACTTGATAGCAGGGCGCTCAGGCGCACATAAAATCGAGTTGGCTTATCTGACGAACCAAATCAACTGGTATGCGAATTACGTTTTGACTTTAA is part of the Fimbriimonadales bacterium genome and encodes:
- a CDS encoding thiamine pyrophosphate-dependent enzyme, with product MAISTTKTYNKLDFLKLMFLSREGDRREAVLLRQSKGWFQVHGMGHEPLAAIVLHMREMDYIFPYYRDRAIMLARGMTNQQLAYAYFAKMNSSSAGRQMPGHYSSRKLNIWSTPTPTGSNLLPACGAAWGMKLEGSDGVVLATVGDAASRQGEYYEAVAFAIQERLPIIIMLEDNHYGISTPTEKFNPYRLGVFSEKDLVHVNARHPDNVFAAGGEAIEKARKGGGPTIMWCELDRLGSHTSSDDQRVYRSEEEISEMMKRDPITVVARELIEAGELTEDDWAGIQEEIREQVDRDYIEAENAPDPDPTKLLDELYGDLPTPEPPPIEGGRKWRMVDALNQVFKVVLDRDRRVVFFGQDIEDPKGGVFKLTDGLSTAHPDRVFNSPLAEATIIGVACGLACYGMRPVFELQFIDFVGTGWNQLVNNLATIRWRSYGEWKCPAVIYAPYGAYLPGGSIWHSQANESAIAHYPGLRVVIPTTPQDAAGLMWTAMHAEDPTIVLVPKHRFRQQIDVPEELEAVPIGKARVWKEGTDVTVVTWGNCIEQAEEAAQKLEGEVSVEIIDLRSVYPWDKETVAKSLEKTGRLVVIQEDSEACSVGQMIISEMTSNPETWGYFISQPQLVSKAHVHIGYNPIWEYAALPDTERVIAAIRRVME
- a CDS encoding PEP-CTERM sorting domain-containing protein yields the protein MVRTGAKIWTVITVFSLAAAALADGFVYDVLESHASFIPQYDEDIPWEVDGFCDSQINFYAGKVPVTVGDNTGFSAATVTILYEVDSSACYPVSDLIMVLTGGVWDKGRIFWNEVVEDLSGNVLASADGQILGGGYDGGQDGPFTLVETLHFDHPVEAYKVKKSFFLDIDGDTLPTPSIASLGHIEQNAVPEPATITALSCGIIALLRRRKK
- a CDS encoding PEP-CTERM sorting domain-containing protein; this translates as MKNRTKRITLLGFLLLVTPAISQSFNYNVLESHVSFIPQADADISWTIGGDCDNTITFHAEDVPVTVGDDTKFSAATVTILYEVDSSECYPVEMIQMSLTGTVADQGRILWAEVVEDLNGNVLGTGTGSILGSFYSGGSDGDFSINTSIALSSPVSHYKVKKSFFLDIAGDPPPSDSVAALYHIEQTGVPEPATIASFGIGIALLFKRRKK
- a CDS encoding 2-oxo acid dehydrogenase subunit E2, whose protein sequence is MPVVSIRIPQMGEGLQEARLVAFLKKPGDKVKRDEPLYQMETDKAVMDVESPYEGVLLEWLTKEDVVLPIGTEIAKMEVAEGVREMPVGHEMPKKEAPVSVSSQVATIEDGEEALAVEARRAETARNRDIPPKTRRYLKEKGLLEVAHLIPSKTQKLMPEDVDAYLAAQSAAAPTAPPSAAVALKSTAEYEEFALSQRQRTLSYRLARGAQVCVPGTIMTECGWEKIEEAREELKRQGGEFQPSAFTMMAWCVVQAMKDHPKFRSIMPNENTLRTYKHVHLGIAVALPGDELVTAVVPNADTMSWREFAQAARQQIELARNGQDQATEATTLSITNMSAFGLLNAVPVVVSPAVATLFLGEPYWKAVPKMGGFDFSRVVMLSLTFDHRVINGVGAANFLNDVKAKIENFSF
- a CDS encoding M67 family metallopeptidase, with the translated sequence MKTWQLKISSLDMRRMSFCAERDYPEETVGALLGRIEDGCYFVKEIVPLENREEMHPERAFFVPPEKVLELEKLALSNGCQVVGWYHSHPDTRAMPSREDLQCAFPLYVYPILSVVHGLVREIECWRLRDEGEGFEPVEIVEIE